A portion of the Chelmon rostratus isolate fCheRos1 chromosome 15, fCheRos1.pri, whole genome shotgun sequence genome contains these proteins:
- the arid4a gene encoding AT-rich interactive domain-containing protein 4A isoform X1, which produces MKAADEPAYLTVGTDVSAKYRGAFCEAKIKTVKRMVKVKVTLKGESTSQVVQDDQIKGPLRVGSTVEVKTNEGLSSEAVISKLTDASLYTVVFDDGDEKTLRRTSLCLKGERHFAESETLDQLPLTNPEHFGTPVIGKKSNRGGRRSSQAVADEENESSSSEEEEEDRRRLNDELLGKVCSIENEEEPGNWYLALVVSPSCNDELLVKKDQCLVRTFSDSKFYTVARRHVHVVGSIGTAKSEFSNRRGFEAALMFLRSREVPDVWKMDMSQILDSSSSDDDEDDEEEKESDEDEEDEDEKKKKKHIKEEPEEELDPEERDHFLQQLYKFMEDRGTPINKPPVLGYKDLNLFKLFRLVYHLGGCHKIESGTVWKQVYMDLGIPVLNSAASYNVKTAYRKYLYGFEEYCRSASITFRTIHHNNPRPPPTPANQKQTGAGPKEHNTPPVKAEPVDDKMEEAESESESEKEEVKERQSSPRGRRRCVASQVKTDRESPSGPEKRGGDNTEEQREMRRRSNRRMDDSEKGSEEEEEEDDDEDEEEVERRRGDRSEGEEDEDSLTGTKVRVKYGRGKTQKIYEAHIKKTDVDNGEQFYLVHYYGWNVRYDEWVKADRIIWPVEKGTKKRQRKKVKCFEGVPSVMASEQSSSPSLQNKDKDEPEKERDKDEEKTPLMAAKPTGAKRGRPQIRTTPTGTAGRSVSKTPSNEGRSNGKSSRTETASNMANGDNTPRRRTRRTSGMYDSDRASNEESGNSSEDSESEDPPDKKPSPWRGRSEAPPCQEEEEEEEEEEEEEEVKEEAEASEVADVTTTANDNAVGTATAGQLPAATAPPCPSMPQEKADKLLSQSEKEAEQGEEPAVEAAMLPVHSDKETKMSPQDRAAKTASVQEKNKTSPRQEVLAKMSPSRTEVSSPQPSPAEEEDSRSLSSPRVKGRRANLRETGSETPPRIPLCSPAPAASPSHTAPLSSPPRSVLKRQDEPMVVLHCLPTQHLPPESLTADSDTDSATEEEEEEEEEEEEEERSSSVLKRKAAEQREADKKLRPDRRQEEAASPKTPPALPKMAAGASPKTLPLSVCRGESDRRSEGVTEAEEWPRPAEETQRELSEERLTASEEPEMRAGTPPPAAEAPGPASAEELEPQIGPEALVCHEVDLDDPDEKEKPSPSPSPEHLLLMMREPQQAPPPNLLHASLPSPHLPQPQVRPFLPTGAPGSAPRPEELHPAGSAAEEERGAARGEQEGDSSPGFDGSASSSTSLLSLQETKDRGQKRVMDCNSSPTAKKQKRNQKRPHTPGKVEKNGAGHSSDSEDQSRLSLSHKAQKSRCPALSSPSSHGKDKQNFSPRTYKWTFQLDELDSMSSTERISFLQEKLQEIRKYYMSLKSEVASIDRRRKRLKKKEREVSNTTASTSSGSSDTGMSPSSASPTQNTVAVECR; this is translated from the exons TCGGCAAGAAGTCGAACCGTGGCGGGCGGCGTTCGTCCCAGGCCGT GGCCGATGAGGAGAATGAGTCTTCGtccagtgaggaggaggaggaggacaggaggaggctgaATGATGAGCTGCTGGGAAAAGTCTGTAGCATTGAGAATGAGGAGGAACCAGGCAACTGGTACCTGGccctg GTGGTGTCTCCCAGCTGTAACGACGAGCTGCTGGTGAAGAAGGATCAGTGTCTGGTCAGAACCTTCAGTGACTCAAAGTT CTACACGGTGGCGAGGAGACACGTCCACGTGGTCGGCTCCATCGGCACCGCCAAGTCTGAGTTCTCCAACAGGAGAG gtTTTGAAGCAGCCCTGATGTTCCTGAGGAGCAGGGAGGTTCCAGATGTCTGGAAGATGGACATGAGTCAGATCCTGGACTCGTCctccagtgatgatgatgaggacgacgaagaggagaaggagagcgacgaggacgaggaggacgaagacgagaagaagaagaagaaacacataAAGGAGGAG ccggaggaggagctggacccagaggagagagaccacttcctgcagcagctctacAAGTTCATGGAAGACCGAG GGACCCCCATCAACAAGCCCCCAGTGTTGGGTTATAAGGACCTGAACCTCTTCAAGCTCTTCAGACTGGTCTATCACCTGGGGGGCTGCCACAAG ATCGAGTCTGGGACCGTGTGGAAGCAGGTCTACATGGATCTGGGGATCCCTGTCCTCAACTCTGCTGCATCTTATAACGTCAAGACGGCCTACAGGAA GTACCTGTACGGCTTTGAAGAGTACTGCCGCTCTGCCTCCATCACCTTCAGGACCATCCATCACAACAACCCGCGCCCTCCTCCCACTCCGGCCAATCAGAAGCAGACCGGGGCTGGGCCTAAAGAGCACAACACCCCACCGGTGAAGGCGGAGCCCGTCGATGACAAGATGGAGGAGGCGGAGTcggagagcgagagcgagaaggaggaggtgaaggagagacagTCGTCCCCGAGG gggaggaggaggtgtgtggCGAGTCAGGTGAAGACGGACAGAGAGTCGCCCTCCGGaccagagaaaagaggaggagacaacactgaggagcagagagagatgaggagacgCAGCAACAGAAGAATGGACGACTCAGAGAAAGgctctgaggaagaggaggaggaggatgatgatgaagacgaggaggaggtggagaggaggagaggagacag gAGTGAGGGTGAGGAGGACGAAGACTCTCTGACAGGGACGAAGGTGAGGGTGAAGTACGGCAGAGGAAAGACTCAGAAGATCTACGAGGCTCACATCAAGAAGACGGACGTGGACAACGGAGAACAGTTCTACCTGGTCCACTACTACGGCTGGAACGTCAG GTACGACGAGTGGGTGAAGGCCGACCGGATCATCTGGCCGGTGGAGAAAGGAAcgaagaagagacagaggaagaaggtgaAG TGCTTTGAAGGTGTTCCATCCGTGATGGCGAGCGAGCAGTCGTCTTCGCCTTCGCTGCAG AACAAAGACAAGGACGAGCCGGAGAAGGAGCGGGACAAAGACGAAGAGAAGACGCCGCTGATGGCAGCGAAACCTACAGGAGCGAAGCGCGGCCGTCCTCAGATCAGGACCACGCCCACCGGCACAGCAGGACGCAGCGTCTCTAAAACACCCAGCAACGAGGGACGGTCCAATGGCAagagcagcaggacagagacGGCATCCAATATGGCCAACGGAGACA ACACTCCTCGCAGAAGAACCCGGAGAACGTCGGGCATGTACGACTCAGACAGAGCGTCCAACG aAGAGTCGGGGAACTCGTCGGAGGACAGCGAATCAGAAGACCCACCCGACAAAAAGCCGTCACCCTGGCGAGGGAGGAGTGAAGCCCCGCCctgccaggaggaggaggaggaagaggaagaggaagaggaggaggaggaggtgaaggaggaggcggaggcGAGTGAGGTGGCAGATGTCACAACGACTGCTAATGATAACGCTGTTGGCACGGCAACAGCAGGACAGCTGCCCGCCGCCACTGCACCGCCGTGTCCCAGCATGCCTCAGGAGAAAGCTGACAAACTCCTGAGCCAATCTgagaaggaggcagagcagggggAGGAGCCTGCAGTGGAAGCCGCCATGCTGCCCGTTCACTCGGACAAGGAAACCAAAATGTCGCCGCAGGACCGAGCGGCAAAGACGGCGTCCGtccaagagaaaaacaagacgTCCCCCAGACAGGAAGTGCTCGCTAAGATGTCCCCCAGCAGGACTGAGGTGTCCTCCCCCCAGCCTTCccctgctgaggaggaggacagcaggtCTCTTTCCTCCCCCAGGGTCAAAGGTCGGCGGGCCAACCTCAGGGAGACGGGCTCTGAAACTCCTCCCAGAatccccctctgctctcccgCCCCCGCTGCCAGCCCCTCCCACACGGCGCCGCTGTCGTCTCCTCCTCGCAGCGTCCTGAAGAGACAGGACGAGCCCATGGTGGTCCTCCACTGCCTCCCCACCCAGCACCTCCCCCCCGAGTCTCTCACCGCTGATTCGGACACGGACTCcgccacagaggaggaggaggaggaagaggaggaagaggaggaggaggagaggagcagctctgtgctgaaaCGGAAGGCAGCGGAGCAACGAGAAGCAGATAAGAAGCTCCGACCtgacaggaggcaggaggaggccGCTTCCCCCAAAACGCCCCCCGCCCTGCCCAAGATGGCCGCCGGAGCGTCGCCCAAAACGCTTCCCCTGTCTGTGTGCCGGGGGGAGTCAGACAGGAGGAGTGAGGgagtgacagaggcagaggagtggCCCCGCCCAGCTGAGGAGACGCAGAGGGAGTTGTCAGAGGAACGTCTGACGGCCTCGGAGGAGCCAGAGATGCGTGCCGGGACCCCTCCCCCCGCCGCCGAGGCCCCGGGCCCCGCCTCTGCCGAGGAGCTGGAGCCGCAGATCGGCCCCGAGGCGCTGGTCTGCCACGAGGTGGACCTGGACGACCCGGACGAGAAGGAGAaaccctccccctccccctctccagAGCACCTCCTCCTGATGATGAGGGAGCCGCAGCAAGCCCCGCCTCCAAACCTCCTTCACgcctccctgccctccccccaCCTGCCCCAGCCTCAGGTCCGGCCCTTCCTGCCCACCGGCGCCCCCGGCTCCGCCCCCCGCCCCGAGGAGCTCCACCCAGCCGGGAGCGCCgccgaggaggagaggggagcggCGAGGGGGGAACAGGAGGGAGACTCCAGCCCCGGGTTTGATGgcagcgcctcctcctccacctccctgctgtCGCTGCAGGAGACCAAGGACAGAG GTCAGAAGAGGGTGATGGACTGTAACTCGAGCCCGACGGCCAAGAAACAGAAACGCAACCAGAAACGACCGCACACACCTGGGAAGGTCGAGAAGAacggtgcag GTCACAGCAGTGACAGCGAGGACCAGtctcgtctgtctctgtctcacaaGGCGCAGAAGTCTCGCTGTCCGGCTCTGTCGTCTCCGTCCTCTCAcggcaaagacaaacagaactTCTCCCCCCGTACGTACAAGTGGACCTTCCAGCTCG acgaGCTGGACAGCATGTCGAGCACAGAGAGGATCTCCTTCctgcaggagaagctgcaggagatCAGGAAGTACTACATGTCCCTGAAGTCAGAGGTGGCGTCCATCGACCGGCGCAGGAAGAGactaaaaaagaaagagagagaag TGTCCAACACGACGGCGTCCACCTCGTCGGGCTCCTCGGACACAGGTATGAGTCCGTCCTCGGCCTCGCCCACTCAGAACACCGTCGCCGTGGAGTGCAGGTGA
- the arid4a gene encoding AT-rich interactive domain-containing protein 4A isoform X2 — protein MKAADEPAYLTVGTDVSAKYRGAFCEAKIKTVKRMVKVKVTLKGESTSQVVQDDQIKGPLRVGSTVEVKTNEGLSSEAVISKLTDASLYTVVFDDGDEKTLRRTSLCLKGERHFAESETLDQLPLTNPEHFGTPVIGKKSNRGGRRSSQAVADEENESSSSEEEEEDRRRLNDELLGKVCSIENEEEPGNWYLALVVSPSCNDELLVKKDQCLVRTFSDSKFYTVARRHVHVVGSIGTAKSEFSNRRGFEAALMFLRSREVPDVWKMDMSQILDSSSSDDDEDDEEEKESDEDEEDEDEKKKKKHIKEEPEEELDPEERDHFLQQLYKFMEDRGTPINKPPVLGYKDLNLFKLFRLVYHLGGCHKIESGTVWKQVYMDLGIPVLNSAASYNVKTAYRKYLYGFEEYCRSASITFRTIHHNNPRPPPTPANQKQTGAGPKEHNTPPVKAEPVDDKMEEAESESESEKEEVKERQSSPRGRRRCVASQVKTDRESPSGPEKRGGDNTEEQREMRRRSNRRMDDSEKGSEEEEEEDDDEDEEEVERRRGDRSEGEEDEDSLTGTKVRVKYGRGKTQKIYEAHIKKTDVDNGEQFYLVHYYGWNVRYDEWVKADRIIWPVEKGTKKRQRKKVKNKDKDEPEKERDKDEEKTPLMAAKPTGAKRGRPQIRTTPTGTAGRSVSKTPSNEGRSNGKSSRTETASNMANGDNTPRRRTRRTSGMYDSDRASNEESGNSSEDSESEDPPDKKPSPWRGRSEAPPCQEEEEEEEEEEEEEEVKEEAEASEVADVTTTANDNAVGTATAGQLPAATAPPCPSMPQEKADKLLSQSEKEAEQGEEPAVEAAMLPVHSDKETKMSPQDRAAKTASVQEKNKTSPRQEVLAKMSPSRTEVSSPQPSPAEEEDSRSLSSPRVKGRRANLRETGSETPPRIPLCSPAPAASPSHTAPLSSPPRSVLKRQDEPMVVLHCLPTQHLPPESLTADSDTDSATEEEEEEEEEEEEEERSSSVLKRKAAEQREADKKLRPDRRQEEAASPKTPPALPKMAAGASPKTLPLSVCRGESDRRSEGVTEAEEWPRPAEETQRELSEERLTASEEPEMRAGTPPPAAEAPGPASAEELEPQIGPEALVCHEVDLDDPDEKEKPSPSPSPEHLLLMMREPQQAPPPNLLHASLPSPHLPQPQVRPFLPTGAPGSAPRPEELHPAGSAAEEERGAARGEQEGDSSPGFDGSASSSTSLLSLQETKDRGQKRVMDCNSSPTAKKQKRNQKRPHTPGKVEKNGAGHSSDSEDQSRLSLSHKAQKSRCPALSSPSSHGKDKQNFSPRTYKWTFQLDELDSMSSTERISFLQEKLQEIRKYYMSLKSEVASIDRRRKRLKKKEREVSNTTASTSSGSSDTGMSPSSASPTQNTVAVECR, from the exons TCGGCAAGAAGTCGAACCGTGGCGGGCGGCGTTCGTCCCAGGCCGT GGCCGATGAGGAGAATGAGTCTTCGtccagtgaggaggaggaggaggacaggaggaggctgaATGATGAGCTGCTGGGAAAAGTCTGTAGCATTGAGAATGAGGAGGAACCAGGCAACTGGTACCTGGccctg GTGGTGTCTCCCAGCTGTAACGACGAGCTGCTGGTGAAGAAGGATCAGTGTCTGGTCAGAACCTTCAGTGACTCAAAGTT CTACACGGTGGCGAGGAGACACGTCCACGTGGTCGGCTCCATCGGCACCGCCAAGTCTGAGTTCTCCAACAGGAGAG gtTTTGAAGCAGCCCTGATGTTCCTGAGGAGCAGGGAGGTTCCAGATGTCTGGAAGATGGACATGAGTCAGATCCTGGACTCGTCctccagtgatgatgatgaggacgacgaagaggagaaggagagcgacgaggacgaggaggacgaagacgagaagaagaagaagaaacacataAAGGAGGAG ccggaggaggagctggacccagaggagagagaccacttcctgcagcagctctacAAGTTCATGGAAGACCGAG GGACCCCCATCAACAAGCCCCCAGTGTTGGGTTATAAGGACCTGAACCTCTTCAAGCTCTTCAGACTGGTCTATCACCTGGGGGGCTGCCACAAG ATCGAGTCTGGGACCGTGTGGAAGCAGGTCTACATGGATCTGGGGATCCCTGTCCTCAACTCTGCTGCATCTTATAACGTCAAGACGGCCTACAGGAA GTACCTGTACGGCTTTGAAGAGTACTGCCGCTCTGCCTCCATCACCTTCAGGACCATCCATCACAACAACCCGCGCCCTCCTCCCACTCCGGCCAATCAGAAGCAGACCGGGGCTGGGCCTAAAGAGCACAACACCCCACCGGTGAAGGCGGAGCCCGTCGATGACAAGATGGAGGAGGCGGAGTcggagagcgagagcgagaaggaggaggtgaaggagagacagTCGTCCCCGAGG gggaggaggaggtgtgtggCGAGTCAGGTGAAGACGGACAGAGAGTCGCCCTCCGGaccagagaaaagaggaggagacaacactgaggagcagagagagatgaggagacgCAGCAACAGAAGAATGGACGACTCAGAGAAAGgctctgaggaagaggaggaggaggatgatgatgaagacgaggaggaggtggagaggaggagaggagacag gAGTGAGGGTGAGGAGGACGAAGACTCTCTGACAGGGACGAAGGTGAGGGTGAAGTACGGCAGAGGAAAGACTCAGAAGATCTACGAGGCTCACATCAAGAAGACGGACGTGGACAACGGAGAACAGTTCTACCTGGTCCACTACTACGGCTGGAACGTCAG GTACGACGAGTGGGTGAAGGCCGACCGGATCATCTGGCCGGTGGAGAAAGGAAcgaagaagagacagaggaagaaggtgaAG AACAAAGACAAGGACGAGCCGGAGAAGGAGCGGGACAAAGACGAAGAGAAGACGCCGCTGATGGCAGCGAAACCTACAGGAGCGAAGCGCGGCCGTCCTCAGATCAGGACCACGCCCACCGGCACAGCAGGACGCAGCGTCTCTAAAACACCCAGCAACGAGGGACGGTCCAATGGCAagagcagcaggacagagacGGCATCCAATATGGCCAACGGAGACA ACACTCCTCGCAGAAGAACCCGGAGAACGTCGGGCATGTACGACTCAGACAGAGCGTCCAACG aAGAGTCGGGGAACTCGTCGGAGGACAGCGAATCAGAAGACCCACCCGACAAAAAGCCGTCACCCTGGCGAGGGAGGAGTGAAGCCCCGCCctgccaggaggaggaggaggaagaggaagaggaagaggaggaggaggaggtgaaggaggaggcggaggcGAGTGAGGTGGCAGATGTCACAACGACTGCTAATGATAACGCTGTTGGCACGGCAACAGCAGGACAGCTGCCCGCCGCCACTGCACCGCCGTGTCCCAGCATGCCTCAGGAGAAAGCTGACAAACTCCTGAGCCAATCTgagaaggaggcagagcagggggAGGAGCCTGCAGTGGAAGCCGCCATGCTGCCCGTTCACTCGGACAAGGAAACCAAAATGTCGCCGCAGGACCGAGCGGCAAAGACGGCGTCCGtccaagagaaaaacaagacgTCCCCCAGACAGGAAGTGCTCGCTAAGATGTCCCCCAGCAGGACTGAGGTGTCCTCCCCCCAGCCTTCccctgctgaggaggaggacagcaggtCTCTTTCCTCCCCCAGGGTCAAAGGTCGGCGGGCCAACCTCAGGGAGACGGGCTCTGAAACTCCTCCCAGAatccccctctgctctcccgCCCCCGCTGCCAGCCCCTCCCACACGGCGCCGCTGTCGTCTCCTCCTCGCAGCGTCCTGAAGAGACAGGACGAGCCCATGGTGGTCCTCCACTGCCTCCCCACCCAGCACCTCCCCCCCGAGTCTCTCACCGCTGATTCGGACACGGACTCcgccacagaggaggaggaggaggaagaggaggaagaggaggaggaggagaggagcagctctgtgctgaaaCGGAAGGCAGCGGAGCAACGAGAAGCAGATAAGAAGCTCCGACCtgacaggaggcaggaggaggccGCTTCCCCCAAAACGCCCCCCGCCCTGCCCAAGATGGCCGCCGGAGCGTCGCCCAAAACGCTTCCCCTGTCTGTGTGCCGGGGGGAGTCAGACAGGAGGAGTGAGGgagtgacagaggcagaggagtggCCCCGCCCAGCTGAGGAGACGCAGAGGGAGTTGTCAGAGGAACGTCTGACGGCCTCGGAGGAGCCAGAGATGCGTGCCGGGACCCCTCCCCCCGCCGCCGAGGCCCCGGGCCCCGCCTCTGCCGAGGAGCTGGAGCCGCAGATCGGCCCCGAGGCGCTGGTCTGCCACGAGGTGGACCTGGACGACCCGGACGAGAAGGAGAaaccctccccctccccctctccagAGCACCTCCTCCTGATGATGAGGGAGCCGCAGCAAGCCCCGCCTCCAAACCTCCTTCACgcctccctgccctccccccaCCTGCCCCAGCCTCAGGTCCGGCCCTTCCTGCCCACCGGCGCCCCCGGCTCCGCCCCCCGCCCCGAGGAGCTCCACCCAGCCGGGAGCGCCgccgaggaggagaggggagcggCGAGGGGGGAACAGGAGGGAGACTCCAGCCCCGGGTTTGATGgcagcgcctcctcctccacctccctgctgtCGCTGCAGGAGACCAAGGACAGAG GTCAGAAGAGGGTGATGGACTGTAACTCGAGCCCGACGGCCAAGAAACAGAAACGCAACCAGAAACGACCGCACACACCTGGGAAGGTCGAGAAGAacggtgcag GTCACAGCAGTGACAGCGAGGACCAGtctcgtctgtctctgtctcacaaGGCGCAGAAGTCTCGCTGTCCGGCTCTGTCGTCTCCGTCCTCTCAcggcaaagacaaacagaactTCTCCCCCCGTACGTACAAGTGGACCTTCCAGCTCG acgaGCTGGACAGCATGTCGAGCACAGAGAGGATCTCCTTCctgcaggagaagctgcaggagatCAGGAAGTACTACATGTCCCTGAAGTCAGAGGTGGCGTCCATCGACCGGCGCAGGAAGAGactaaaaaagaaagagagagaag TGTCCAACACGACGGCGTCCACCTCGTCGGGCTCCTCGGACACAGGTATGAGTCCGTCCTCGGCCTCGCCCACTCAGAACACCGTCGCCGTGGAGTGCAGGTGA